The genomic DNA GATTGTGTTTTTCTTGCCTTCGGATGCTACTCAAGAGAGTGAACTGTCTGTTCCCGACGAAAATGCTGTCATACAGTTTGAGCTACAAGAAGAGTCCACTAGTGCTGATTCAGTGACCAACATAAAGCCTGTTTTCTTTGGAGGCTACTCATTCTTCAAGTTAAGAGTCACAAAAAATCAGTTTGCCTTCCACCATGCAGGCAGGAGAGGCAGTGATAGTTTCAACACATCTTCTCTGTTTATGGAAGATGAACGACAGAAATATGTCCCTCAGACAGTAAGCCTTTATGGGGAAGAAGCGGAGGTGAAACATTCGCCTCCCATTCTAGAGGAAAAGTCCCCAGAAATCATGATGAATACTGAACCACTGAAAGATGAAGACCTACAAGCTGCTATCACACGATCCCCGGAAGAGAAAACTCCACTGTTGCAGGACCAAGCCTCAAAACTCCAACTTTTTCCATCTTATTCTGTAAAAAGTGTCCACAGTTTACCGCTCCAAGACTTGCCATCACAAGCTTCAAGAGCTGAAACTTCGCCAGAACAAGACTTGCTATCTGAAGCGTCATCTCATGTCACAGAGTCTCATGGAATTACATCCCAAGACAAGCAATCCCAGGGCATATCACTGCAAAATACACAATCCCATGACATGCTATCTGACTACCTCCCGGCCCCAGACATGCCTGCGCAAGACCTCCCTTTCCAAAGACAAGCCCTGCCATTACAAGCCATACCGTTTGCAGCCACATCATTACTTTCTGTGCAGTCCCCTACTATGCAACACCTAGATCGACGGTCTCTGGATTTTCAGCTACACAATGTCCAATCTCAAGAACAGAGAGCTGTGCATCTATTATATCAAGACATTAAATCGGAGGTCATGCTAATGACCGAAGAATGGAAACCTGGGGAGGAACTTCAGAGCAGGAGGCCATCAAAGCAGCATTCCCAACTGCAGCAAAGCAAAGGCTGTCCGTGTGCAAGACAGAAAGCCCCTGACATGTACAGTCAAGACCAACCGCCCCCAAGGAGGAAATCCCTAGACAAGCACATCAGAAGCTGGCTCTCTCCAAAAAAGCAGTACCTAGACAAGGAAATCCAGGTTAGTCAAACCATACTGCAGCTCCCAGACCAGCAAGCTGAGAGCCTGCGGATCCAAGAGGAGGAACCCCCGAGGCAGCTGTACCAGGATATGCAAATCCAGGAGTACCATGACTGGCAGTCTCCAGACAGGAAAGTCCAAATCTGGCAATCTTTAGGCCAACAATCTCAAGAATGGAGAACTCAAGACTGGAAaaacaaagaatgggaaaaaCAAGAATGGCAACTTGAAACACGGCATTCCCAAAATTGGGACTTCCAGACCTGGAAAACCCAAGATCTACAAGTGAAAGAATCCCAAAAGCAGAGGTCTGTATTCCAAGAAACCCAGACTCTGCATGCGGCTATTCCACCTGACCTAGAAGAGCGATCCCAGGATGTTCTACAAGACAGTCAGCACCAAGATAAAGAGCAACAAGGCCCTCAGTCTGCAGGAGTCCAGAAAGAAGTTATGGAAACAGATGCCGTGCAAACAAGGGACATCAAATCAGAGGACACGAGCTGTGGAAAAAGTCAGACTCTAAGTGACTTGCAATCAGAAGACACGAAGTCAGATTTTAACTGTTTCTCCTACCAAAGCTCAGTACAAGAACTTCAGTCCACAGGAAGTCAAaaacaagatatggaaacagaCGCCGTGCAAACAAGGGACATCAAATCAGAGGACATGAGTTGCGGAAAAAGTCAAAGCCCAACTGACCTGCAATCAGAAGACATAAAACCAGATTCTAACTGTTCCTCCTACCAAAGCTCAGTACAAGACACGTATCACACCTACATGTCCAATAAAGATTCAGAACAAGGTGTGAAACAAGACACATCAACTTGCTCAGCTGTATGCGAAGAAGACCAGTCTTTAGCTTCCACCTCCTGTGACCCAAAAGAAAGACAGCAATCTGAAGACTCGAGCTAGCGTGCAGACTCCCCTACACACTGCACAGCTCCTGATTTGGGAACCAAATTAGGGAGAAGCAATCTCCAACCTCTGTGCACAGGTGTGGTCACTACCTTCTTTATGCGCCAGAAAACAAAGGGCAAGCAAAACACTCAAAGGATGTGTCCCTAGTTATAATAAAATGACAGCAAATATTAACGCTGTATCAGAACTTTCTGGGGATGAACAAATAACTCACATTTAAACTCTGTTATCAAGGTTGGTGTCTCAGCTTATGATCACTAattctttttacagcttaatATTTAATGGGCTTACTCTTCCACGGTGCTAACACGTTTTGCCTTCACCTTTGTGTATTATAGAAGCTCAGTAAGTCAACCAGAAAGAAGTCTACATGGCTGTCTAAGGGCTCAAGGACCGAAAGAGTTGGCAAGGAATAGAAATCAATCCCACCATGACCCTGTTTTGCTGTTTCCCATCACCTAACTTACTCCCCCCTCCGAGTCTAAACATATGTTGAGGATACTTCGTTGAGGGACTTGGTTCAGTTAGTGAGGTAGGATGTGGCAGTGAGTACAGAACGCggtgaagagggagagagagaataaaacacGCCCAGAGACAGGGAAGTAggagcagggaagggaaggaagagacgCAGAAGCCACAGCAGAAACTATGACGGAAGCATGAGTCGCTCGAAGCTCTGCTGCCGTCATGCGCCTCTGCTCGCCGCTGCTAATCTCTTACACTCATGACATACAGTGTCACCCCCAGTGGGCAAAGGAAACTGATCACAAGCCAGCAGTTGCCCTCCATCCTCCAAGCCTGATGACATTTGCAATCTTCTTTCTCCTTGAACTGTGTTTGATACGTGTGGGGTTATTCACCAGCCTTTTTCCCACTAATATTTACCACCTTTGTTGATGTCTGcattttcccccctttttctATTTCAAGAAGTTTAAAATAGTATTTCAGGAATATCTCTTCAACTTCCTTCTTTTTTGAAATCACGGACACTCTCATATTCTCTCGTTTTCTTATGAACGCCCCAAGATTGCGCTGTATCTATGTCTTTGCAGGATTCTGCACAAAGGGTCCTTCTCGTAGGGATTCagtaaattatgtttaaaaacataaacGTGAGCTTGGAGCCTTCACCTAGAGGCGAGTGAAATTACATGCAGTAGGGTAATGATACACAGAGCTGGAGAGACTGGCTGTGTGCTTTTTTTGGCTGGGAATACTAATTTTTTTTGGTCCATTAACAAATAGAtccgcgggggcggggggggaaccTTTTAAACACAGGATAATAAAAATTGAACATTAACATTCTTCTTCAATTTTGTGTAAGCTCTGCAGTAGAGAAAAATATACGAACTTCAAACAGCTGCAAAAAGTGTCTTAGGGAGAAAACAGTTTCTAcatcgattaaaaaaaaaaaaacctgacatttTTCTAATTCAACCTAGTCCTTGGGTAGGTGGAGGGTGGAGAGTTGCCACTGGCCACCCAGAGAAATGCCAGCTCTTTCTCTCCCCACCGACCCACCGGGGCCTGGGCAGGCTGGACTGCTGCTGAAGAATCTTAGGGtaaaaacaagatgaaaaaaaCCACTCAGGAAAAGGCGTGCTTCCCCCTCTGCCAGCTGCTGGAGTGGTCAAGCGCCCCCCTTGCTTCCCCTTTCTGAGATCCTGACACCAGCCCATCGGTGAATCTGGGTGTAGAGTTGACAGAACCGATGTGTGTAGCAGGCAATAAAGGAGTGTCAGTGTGCGAAGCGGCTGTTTATAAAGACAAGGTGCCCAAGGAGGATGGGAACAGAGCGTTTACGATTCACTTAGAGGCATCCAAGGGTTTTCTTACCACCTGATTTTAAACatgttgggttttttttgagggggaggggCGGTAATACTGGGAAGACCTGATTTTCTGATGCTACTACTGTATACCCACAGTTGCCAAGAAATCTCGGGAGAAACGAGCTGGTTGTTCGAAGTGCACTCTAATTTGCTAGACTGAACACCCCAGAGCTAGGAGGTGGGAAGGCAGCCATCACCGGTGGAGTGCTGACGAGGTGATGCTCCCACTGCCAGGCTTGACCCCCAAAGGCCCGCATTATTCTCAcaatctcttctttctctcttgtccTGGGCAGATGGAGAGAACCCAGGGCCCAGAAGAGGCTGGGCTCTGTAGAGGACTGAGCATTGTCCGTGAATAGCTGCACACATTAAGCCCATTGCTAAACATTCAGCTGGACTGTGGCCTCAGAGGGAAACCGTTTATGGTTCTAGGCTGAGGAAGGACGGAATTATTCGTCACAGAAGTTATTCTGAATAAGAGTTGCTAAGGCAACAGCAACGACAGAAACCAACATACTTCAAATCTTGCTCAAAATGGGAAAAACTCTAACTGCTACGCCCTTGTGTCAccatcccctggggaagggagaggacaCCCAGTCCAGGATccttgcgcttccctggtggctcagatggtaaagaatctgcccgcaatgcaggagacctgggttccatccctgggttgggaagactccctggaggagggcatggcaacccactccagtattcctacctggagaatccccaaggacagagatgcttggcaggctacggtccatggggtcacaaagagtcggacacgacagagggactaagcaaagcacagcacATGTAACAAGTTTCCACAAACACAGCTGTCTGAAACAATACAAAGTCATTCTCTCCGAGTCCCATTGGTCAGAGGTCAGGTTATGTTACTTACttcagtacttgggccacctggtGCACAGAGCCCGAttcattagagaagactctgataatgggaaagattgaaggcgggaggagaaggcggCAGCAGAGGACcagattagatagcatcatcgactccatcaatatgaatctgagcaaattctgggagatagaggacagaggagcctgcgtgCTGCTGTCCACGGCGTGGCAGAGCCGGACGCGACCTAGCGACTGAAGAAGGGCAGCAGCTGCTCAGGGTCTCCGGCAGCTAAACTCAGAGCTCTGGCCAGGTCTGTGGTTCTGAGGCTTGGGATTTTCTTCCAAGCTCATTTATCGCTGGAGGAAACCAGTGACAGCTGTGGGCATGAGTCCCTGCGTCCTTGCTGTCTGTCCGCCAGGGGCCACTCTCTGCTCCTAAAAGCCACTTGCGTTTCTTCCCATGTGGTCCCTTCCGCCTTCAAGCCAGCAGCGGTTTGTCAAGTCCTTCTCAgatttctacttctgcttttaagATGTCCTGTGATCACACTGAGCCCATAATCCAGGACAATCTCCCTGTTGTGAAGTAAGCTCAGTAACTGTCTGTGAAGCTCCTTCTGTCACTTAGGGTAACACATTCATGGGTGGGATATCTTATTGTATTCATAGTCCTGGAAATTAGGCCGTGGGACTTTCTTGGGGGCCATAATTTTATCACACCCTTGATGGGTGATAAGTGGAGAAGGAAAACGATTCACTCTATTTTGATGTAAGATTTCCTCCTCTAATACATTAACTTGCCTTGTCACACTAGAAGTACccttttttctttatggtttcaaTAATCACAATTATTTCTTTACATGGTTTAAAAAACCAGCTAGCCACACAAAATTATCTTGAGTCACAAATAGGCCCATTTGTAACTCAAAATACTTCGAATTCAGCCTGAACCAGAAAAATATCATGTTCTATGAATACCTTGATGTAAAAAAGTGGAAAAACACTGGTCTTCTCACAATGGAAGATCAAGATTTAACTTTTTTCCAAATCCCAACCAACACGTACACAAACATCTCCATCACCCGGGCTCTCTAAAAAGCTCGCCGTTTTGGTCAGAGAGACATGCTGGTTACATCTTTATGACAATATATACCATCAGAGCTGAACTATTTACTAGTCTTTTAATTTGAACAGTGATTTTTCTCCCCCTAGAATTatggttcttctttttcttcttgcttttcaaCCCAAAACTCTCCCCTAGTTTTTCTAAGCCCTCTTCACACAACGACTCATATTACGAATTGTACCAGTTTCGTCATTTTGAAGGAATTTCTACTGGAGATGTTCGGGCTGCTCACGCTCCATCACTGGTACCCGGCTGTcatctcaagattgctttgtcatCATCTTGGGATTTTTTCCATGACCCTCTTTCACTTTgtatctcatttatttctctctcttgctgTCCTCCTTTGTTAAGGaagcaaaaacaagaaacaaaatcatATATTCCAGTAACTTTTCCCCCCTTTCTccatatataacatatttattgACTGTCCTGTTATGacaaaatttttttctggatgaCTTTGTaccacagaaacaaaaatgagtAAACACACATACTTTACTACATTTCGTATTTCAGTACGCATTTTTTTTACCATTCAAGctctttaaagtttttcttttttttacattttaaagtaattgtgctgctgctgctgctaagtcgcttcagtcgtgtccgactccgtgcgaccccatagacggcagcccacccggctcccccatccctgggattctccaggcaagaccattggagtgggttgccatttccttctccaacgcatgaaagtgaaaagtgaaagagaagtaatTATAGACTCATTCAAAATTCTTTGAAGCTGCAAAGATAAGAGTGTGACATGCCCTTCACGTGTATCATTCAACTGGTTGCATCTTAGGTGGATGAGACGCAAGATCAAACCCAGGAAGTTGATGCTGGTACCCTGCAGTTACTCGAACGATTCAGTTTCTGTCATCTTTTACCCTGCATTCATTCGTGTGTGTGAGAGTGCTGagttgtatttcagttcagttcagtcactcagtcgtgtctgactctttgcaaccccatggaccacagcacgccaggcctccctgtccatcaccaactcccagagcttgctcagactcatgtccgtcatgtaggtgatgccatccagccatctcatcctctgtcgtcccctctcctcccaccttcaatctttcccagcatcacgggcttttccaatgagtcagttcttcacatcaggtggccaaagtactggagtttcagcttcagcatcattccgtccaatgaacacccagggctgatcttcagaatggactggttggatctccttgcagtccaagggactcccaagagtcttctccaacaccacagttcaaaagcatcaattcttcagtgctcagctttctttatggtccaaccctcacatccatacatgaccactggaaaaaccatagctttcactatatggacctttgttggcaaagtaatgtctctgcttttgaatatgctatctaggtcggtcatagcttttcttccaaggagcaagtgtcttttaatttcatggctgcagtcaccatctgcagtaattttggagcccaagaaaataaagtctctcactgtttccattatttctcatttatttgccatgaagtgatgggactggatgccatgaccttagttttgaatgctgaattttaagccatttattttctttcatcttcaccaagaggctctctagtttctcttcgctttctgccattaggatggtgtcatctgcatatctgaggttattgtatttctaccagcaatcttgattccagcttgtgcttcatccagcctggcatttcccctgatgtactctgcatataggttaaatcaGCAGGgggacaatacacagccttgaagtactcctttcccaattttcagccagtctgttgttacatgtctggttctaactgttgcttcttaacctggaTACAgtgttctcaggaggcaggtcaggtggtctggtattcccatctcttgaagaattttccacagtttgttgcgatccacagtcaaagtctttataGCATAGGCAATGAAGACGAGGTAGAtgctttcctggaattctcttgacttttctatgatccaacatttcttggcaatttgatctctggttcctttgccccttctaaatccagcttgtgcatctggaaattttcgattcatgtactgttgaagacttgcttgcaggattttgagcattaccttgctagtgtgtgaaatgagcacaactgtgtgggagtttgagcattctttggcattgtccttccttgggattggaatgaaaagtggccttttccagtcctgtggccactgctgagttttccaaatttgctggcatattgagtgcagcactttcacagcatcatctttcaggatttgaaatagctcagcttgaatttcttcacctcctctagctttgttcatagttcatTCTCTTTAATTGCTGAGTAGCATTCTATGCGTGGTTGTATGGTTGTACCagattttgtttacccattcatctactgaaggacatttgggttgtttaatCTAGTTTTCTCTTATGCATAAAGCTGTGAGAAACATTCAGGTGCCGATTTCTGAGTGAAAACAGTTTCATTTCTCTGGGGTAAATGTACAGGAGTACAATTTCTGGGTTGCATGGTAAGTACATGTAAGACCCTTCCAAACTCTCTTCCAGAGTGGCTTTACATTtccacattcccaccagcatttccacattcccaccagcatttccacattcccaccagcatttGTGTATGAGAGATCCTATTTCTCTGCATCGTCAcaagcatttggtattgtcactTTTCTATTTTAACCATCCTGCTAAATTTGCAGTTATAGCTCATTGTaggtttaatttacattttccttaATAACTAATAACTAATGAGCTTGCTTTCATGTTGCCCGCTGCCTTTTCAGAAACAGCACCTGGTGATAAAGTTTGGAGACTGTGCCTGTCTGAAAATGTTGTAATTTATATCCTCTCAATAGTTGGATGGTTTGGTTGGTGTGTAAAATTCTAGTTTAGAACAATTACTCTTCTGAATGGTTAAAGGCTGGTTGTCTTCTCATTTCCAGTATTGCTACTGAAAAACCCAAATACTAATATTCCTAGTCTTTCACATGTGATttgacttttctttcctcttggaaTCTTCAAGGGTGTTTCATTTGTAGCCACTGTTCTGAAATTTAGTCATGTGGgtctattttcattaatttttctgggtagtcaaatgtgaatttttaaattattttatacccctggtttttctctttttctctttctgtaactGCTATTGAAACTCCTGAATTAGACTTATAATtatattctttcttctattttctgtttattgctCTTCTTTTCTGCATTCTGGTTAATTTTCTCTACTTCTTATCAAAACTGTCTACTgaggttttctttctgactttcatttctattttcaagagatctatcaatatttttttctctgcttccctTTTGAACAGCCAGTAACAGCAATTCTTGGAGGCAAATGCTAAGACTAGATGCAGGGGCGAAAACAACAGGCCGGCTCAAGGGAAAGAAATTACCTGGTCAAGAAGAGTCTATCCAAGCTATTATCAAGTAGGATGGATTAGAGTCGGAACTCTCTGCAAACTCGTCAATCATTTCTGTCTGTGTTAGCTCCTGGATGGCCAGGTCTCGTAAGACGGCTGCTGTCGTGCTCTCTGTCCAGCCTCTGCCCAACCTGGCCCTGCCTCACAGACGCCAATCTACAAGCCAGTCTGCAGACAACCCAGATACTGAAACCAACAGAagagctattttattttattttattttagtttcagaAGAGCTATTTTAGAGCACTTTACAGGAGCAACGCTGGGAGTGAGGAGATAATCAAGctttaaacattcagaaaagtcaCTTCTAcactagaaatggaaaaaaaagaaaagccacttcTGGACTAATTCCGTGTGACATTTCCAATGTTCTTATAAAAACACATAGGACATTTAGTTTATGAATAAACCAAACATAACTTTGGaaataaagctgctgctgctgctaagtcacttcagtcatgtctgactctgtgtgaccccatagacggcagcccaccaggctcccccgccctgAAATAAAGCAAACGTAATGCAAAACCAAGCATCTGGCCACCAAGATTAAAGTGGTAATAATAACAGAAGCAACATTTACTGCtattgttttattacaatttaTATAACACCCGCTACATGCCAGGTACTTTATAGTTCATTCTCAAttatcctgaaagtgaaagtcactcagttgtgtctgactttttgcaaccccatggtctatacacagtcgatggaattctccaggccagaatactggagtggggagcctttcccttctccaggggaccttcccaacccagggatcgaacccaggtctcccacattgcaggtggattctttactgtctgagccaccagggaagtctaagaatactggagtattcttaGACATAGTATTGaatcagggtcttctgcattgcaggcagattctttaccaactgagctatcaaggcaACAAttagtatttccatttttaacaaggaatgaaatattttaatgaacatGTGAGTTAATATGAATATGTAAGTTAATATATCACTTGGCCAAGACTCCATAACTAGTAAATAAAAGGACTGGGAATTAATTCTAAATTTCTATGCTCTAAGGATTGAGTTTTCCACTCAATATATCTCCAGAATTAACTTGCATGAATTAAAGTATAATAAAACTCAACTTCCACGTCTGTCAGATAGCTAGTACTATTATGTTCCAATCATGATGCTTAGAGAAGCAGGCGGGGGAGAAAGAGAAACTAGAAAAGGTCCAGAGGAAAGCTAAAACTTGAgtgatgaggatgagatggtacaTCATAAAGTATCTGGaataagtttgctttcttttgAGAACAATAACTCAGCATCAAAGGATTTTCATAGAGGATGGTCTCCATTAGGATTCTATGTCCATGGAAAATTGAAGGAAAGAAGGTAAATTCAGAGAAAGGAATTTTAAGGTGTTCTAACTGGCAAATGGCTAGATACTGCCATAGCAGCATTTTCAAAGTAGGCAGGCCTGATTTAAACAGA from Budorcas taxicolor isolate Tak-1 chromosome 15, Takin1.1, whole genome shotgun sequence includes the following:
- the MS4A14 gene encoding membrane-spanning 4-domains subfamily A member 14, whose amino-acid sequence is MESSSEVKRSTHVINVQPNETVLTALPYGPHSSLLGFLKGEPKVLGAAQVLLALIVAGIGAIFALNYFHFAQRFPLVFLTGYPFWGAFIFTVTGCLTGTSSNDKCMGQGVTGLNVISSLVSVAGIIFTIISYRYQHKYCQGPSLEGICVIGRVLYNGILSVLLIISIAELSIAVTIASFRSNCWANSNEIVFFLPSDATQESELSVPDENAVIQFELQEESTSADSVTNIKPVFFGGYSFFKLRVTKNQFAFHHAGRRGSDSFNTSSLFMEDERQKYVPQTVSLYGEEAEVKHSPPILEEKSPEIMMNTEPLKDEDLQAAITRSPEEKTPLLQDQASKLQLFPSYSVKSVHSLPLQDLPSQASRAETSPEQDLLSEASSHVTESHGITSQDKQSQGISLQNTQSHDMLSDYLPAPDMPAQDLPFQRQALPLQAIPFAATSLLSVQSPTMQHLDRRSLDFQLHNVQSQEQRAVHLLYQDIKSEVMLMTEEWKPGEELQSRRPSKQHSQLQQSKGCPCARQKAPDMYSQDQPPPRRKSLDKHIRSWLSPKKQYLDKEIQVSQTILQLPDQQAESLRIQEEEPPRQLYQDMQIQEYHDWQSPDRKVQIWQSLGQQSQEWRTQDWKNKEWEKQEWQLETRHSQNWDFQTWKTQDLQVKESQKQRSVFQETQTLHAAIPPDLEERSQDVLQDSQHQDKEQQGPQSAGVQKEVMETDAVQTRDIKSEDTSCGKSQTLSDLQSEDTKSDFNCFSYQSSVQELQSTGSQKQDMETDAVQTRDIKSEDMSCGKSQSPTDLQSEDIKPDSNCSSYQSSVQDTYHTYMSNKDSEQGVKQDTSTCSAVCEEDQSLASTSCDPKERQQSEDSS